From Rhodanobacteraceae bacterium, the proteins below share one genomic window:
- a CDS encoding Tyrosyl-tRNA synthetase, with amino-acid sequence MSADPHALSLIHRGAVDVLKDDELAARLALGRPLRIKAGFDPTAPDLHLGHTVLLNKMRQFQDLGHTAIFLIGDFTGMIGDPTGKNVTRKPLTREEVLANAETYAKQVFKVLDRERTEVRFNSEWFGKMDASDMVRLAAQHTVARMLERDDFAKRYAAQQPIAIHEFLYPLVQGYDSVALKCDVELGGTDQRFNLLMGRGLQEHFGQPAQIVLTMPLLEGIDGVQKMSKSLGNYIGIDEPAIDMVTKTMKIGDELMWRWFELLSFEVSLDELATMQRDVASGALNPRDAKLRLARELAARFHGAAEAEKAVTGWHAVVRGEGDTSSLPLNDIAVSAEGLRLPALLTAAGLTSSNSEANRKVKERAVRVDAQVVEDPQRVFAAGFEGVLQVGKRNFARVRLVGA; translated from the coding sequence ATGTCAGCAGATCCTCACGCACTCTCGCTCATCCATCGCGGCGCGGTGGATGTATTGAAGGACGACGAACTCGCCGCGCGGCTCGCGCTCGGCCGTCCGCTGCGCATCAAGGCGGGTTTCGATCCCACCGCGCCGGATTTGCATCTCGGCCACACGGTGCTGCTCAACAAGATGCGCCAGTTCCAGGATCTCGGGCACACCGCGATCTTTTTGATCGGCGATTTCACCGGAATGATCGGTGACCCGACCGGCAAGAACGTCACCCGCAAACCGCTGACGCGCGAGGAAGTGCTGGCGAACGCCGAAACCTACGCGAAGCAGGTGTTCAAGGTGCTGGACCGCGAGCGCACCGAGGTGCGTTTCAATTCCGAATGGTTCGGCAAGATGGATGCGTCGGACATGGTTCGTCTGGCCGCGCAGCACACCGTGGCGCGGATGCTGGAGCGCGACGATTTCGCCAAGCGCTACGCCGCGCAGCAGCCGATCGCGATCCACGAATTCCTGTATCCGCTGGTGCAGGGTTACGACTCGGTGGCGCTGAAGTGCGACGTCGAACTCGGCGGCACCGACCAGCGCTTCAACTTGTTGATGGGCCGCGGCCTGCAGGAACACTTCGGCCAGCCGGCGCAGATCGTGCTGACGATGCCGTTGCTGGAAGGCATCGACGGCGTGCAGAAGATGTCGAAGTCGCTGGGCAATTACATCGGCATCGACGAACCCGCGATCGACATGGTCACCAAGACCATGAAGATCGGCGACGAGCTGATGTGGCGCTGGTTCGAACTCCTGAGTTTCGAGGTGTCGCTGGATGAACTCGCCACGATGCAGCGCGACGTCGCCAGCGGCGCGTTGAATCCGCGCGATGCGAAATTGCGGCTTGCGCGCGAACTCGCCGCGCGTTTCCACGGTGCGGCCGAAGCGGAGAAGGCCGTCACCGGCTGGCACGCGGTGGTGCGCGGCGAAGGCGATACCTCGTCGCTGCCGCTCAACGATATTGCGGTTTCCGCCGAAGGCCTGCGCCTGCCGGCGTTGCTGACCGCGGCGGGCCTGACGTCCAGCAACTCGGAAGCCAACCGCAAGGTGAAGGAACGCGCGGTGCGCGTCGACGCGCAGGTGGTGGAGGATCCGCAGCGCGTGTTCGCCGCGGGTTTCGAAGGCGTGCTGCAGGTCGGCAAGCGCAACTTCGCGCGCGTGCGGCTGGTCGGCGCATAG
- a CDS encoding Peptidase, M23/M37 family, which yields MDRHLRRATPHVVRRQAIRRKTRQCHSHFYSRCAHWSFHADAPSSKFRWAREGWILGGGACLLVLLTLLGIPAWAGLIHHDAVQPVTRETLALKLPPAPRETVPAAVASWKTVEVQPGETLSEIFQSQGFNGTDLANVMASGKDTGALKSLHPGDQVAFLIDPQGHFKGFRYTPDSVTQVTLTAQPDGSLKAQLTALPVERRVHFAHGEVEGSLFAAGEKAGLSETMVLKLADVFKYDIDFIKDLKKGDRFTVVYDDIYRDGKYSGAGNIIAAEFVNNGHKYTAYRFKQDDGSIAYYSQDGRPLRKGLLRTPVSFTRLSSSFGMRKDPVLGYTRLHKGVDYAAPTGTPVHAAGDGTIVFRGTKHGYGNFIAIKNTPTYTTAYGHMSRFAPGLHVGSHVTQGEVIGYVGQTGFATGPHLHYEVRVDGQPENPLTVTMPQPQPLTGKLMVAFKEQSAPMVARIQMIDNATQRLARADNGRAGNVATD from the coding sequence ATGGATCGCCATCTCCGTCGTGCCACCCCTCATGTTGTTCGTCGTCAGGCGATCCGTCGCAAGACCCGTCAATGCCATTCCCATTTTTATTCGCGTTGCGCGCACTGGTCGTTCCACGCGGACGCGCCGTCGAGCAAGTTCCGCTGGGCGCGTGAAGGCTGGATCCTCGGCGGTGGCGCGTGCCTGCTGGTGCTGTTGACGCTGCTCGGCATTCCAGCGTGGGCCGGCCTGATCCATCACGACGCGGTGCAACCGGTGACGCGCGAAACGCTGGCGCTGAAGTTGCCGCCCGCGCCCAGGGAAACAGTGCCGGCGGCGGTGGCCTCGTGGAAGACCGTGGAAGTGCAGCCGGGCGAAACCCTGTCGGAAATTTTCCAGAGCCAGGGCTTCAACGGCACCGACCTCGCCAATGTGATGGCGAGCGGCAAGGATACCGGCGCGCTGAAATCGCTGCACCCCGGTGACCAGGTTGCCTTCCTGATCGATCCGCAGGGTCACTTCAAGGGCTTCCGCTACACCCCTGATTCCGTCACCCAGGTGACCCTCACCGCGCAACCGGACGGCAGCCTGAAGGCGCAGCTCACGGCGTTGCCGGTCGAGCGTCGCGTGCATTTCGCGCACGGCGAAGTCGAGGGTTCGCTGTTCGCGGCGGGCGAGAAGGCCGGGCTTTCCGAAACGATGGTGTTGAAGCTCGCCGACGTGTTCAAGTACGACATCGATTTCATCAAGGACTTGAAGAAGGGCGACCGCTTCACGGTCGTGTACGACGACATCTATCGCGATGGCAAATACTCCGGCGCAGGCAACATCATCGCCGCGGAGTTCGTCAACAACGGACACAAGTACACCGCGTACCGTTTCAAGCAGGACGACGGCAGCATCGCCTACTACAGCCAGGACGGACGCCCGCTGCGCAAGGGCCTGCTGCGCACGCCGGTGTCGTTCACGCGGCTGTCGTCCAGCTTCGGCATGCGCAAGGATCCGGTGCTGGGCTACACGCGCCTGCACAAGGGCGTCGATTACGCCGCGCCGACCGGCACGCCGGTGCACGCCGCGGGTGACGGCACCATCGTGTTCCGCGGCACCAAGCACGGCTACGGCAACTTCATCGCGATCAAGAACACGCCGACCTACACCACGGCCTACGGACACATGTCGCGCTTCGCGCCGGGCCTGCACGTCGGTTCGCACGTCACGCAGGGCGAAGTGATCGGCTACGTGGGCCAGACCGGCTTCGCCACCGGTCCGCACCTGCACTACGAAGTGCGGGTGGATGGCCAGCCCGAGAATCCGCTGACGGTGACGATGCCGCAGCCGCAACCGCTGACCGGCAAGCTGATGGTGGCGTTCAAGGAACAATCCGCACCGATGGTGGCGCGCATCCAGATGATCGACAACGCCACCCAGCGCCTGGCGCGCGCGGACAACGGCCGCGCCGGCAACGTCGCCACCGACTGA
- a CDS encoding anhydro-N-acetylmuramic acid kinase, with the protein MADAAPLYLGLISGTSADGIDAALARFAPRLEVVAARTFAYPDDLRARIVALARNDAAIALDDLGHLDVEIGERFAEAALALLRQASVAPRAITAIGSHGQTVCHRPSGPHPFTLQLGDPNVVAERTGIATVADFRRADVAAGGQGAPLLPALHAAVLADTATPRAILNLGGIANLTLLVPGKPVLGFDTGPANCLMDAWSLRVRGTPRDEGGAWARSGRVDEALLARLLDVPYLSAPPPKSTGREVFNIDWLDARVPQGAAPENVQATLLQLSARSIASALRDHAAEIREVYACGGGVHNRALMDALRHALPDIKVDTTAALGLDPDFVEAVGFAWLARARLENIPGNLPSVTGARGARVLGALYAAPR; encoded by the coding sequence GTGGCTGACGCCGCGCCGCTCTATCTCGGCTTGATTTCCGGCACCAGCGCCGACGGCATCGATGCCGCGCTGGCGCGCTTCGCGCCGCGGCTGGAAGTCGTCGCCGCGCGCACGTTTGCCTATCCCGATGACCTGCGCGCGCGCATCGTCGCACTGGCGCGCAACGACGCCGCGATTGCGCTGGATGATCTTGGCCATCTCGACGTCGAGATCGGCGAGCGTTTCGCCGAAGCCGCGCTCGCGTTGCTGCGCCAAGCCAGCGTCGCGCCGCGCGCGATCACCGCGATCGGTTCGCACGGTCAGACGGTGTGCCATCGTCCGTCGGGGCCGCATCCTTTCACGCTGCAGCTCGGTGATCCCAACGTCGTCGCCGAACGCACCGGCATTGCCACCGTGGCCGATTTCCGCCGTGCCGATGTCGCGGCGGGCGGGCAGGGCGCGCCGCTGCTGCCGGCGTTGCATGCAGCGGTGCTTGCCGACACCGCCACGCCGCGTGCGATCCTGAATCTCGGCGGCATCGCGAATCTCACCTTGCTGGTGCCGGGCAAGCCCGTGCTCGGCTTCGATACCGGGCCCGCCAATTGCCTGATGGATGCGTGGTCGTTGCGTGTGCGTGGCACGCCGCGCGACGAAGGCGGCGCGTGGGCGCGCAGCGGCCGTGTCGACGAAGCACTGCTCGCGCGCCTGCTGGATGTTCCCTACCTCAGCGCGCCGCCGCCGAAAAGCACCGGCCGCGAAGTGTTCAATATCGACTGGCTGGACGCGCGCGTGCCGCAAGGCGCCGCGCCCGAAAACGTGCAGGCGACGCTGTTGCAACTCTCCGCGCGCAGCATCGCGTCCGCGCTGCGCGACCATGCAGCGGAAATCCGCGAGGTGTACGCCTGCGGCGGCGGGGTGCACAACCGCGCATTGATGGACGCGCTGCGCCACGCATTGCCGGACATAAAGGTCGACACCACCGCGGCGCTCGGCCTCGATCCCGATTTCGTCGAAGCCGTCGGATTCGCGTGGCTCGCCCGCGCGCGTCTCGAGAACATCCCCGGCAACCTGCCTTCGGTCACCGGCGCGCGTGGCGCGCGCGTGCTGGGCGCGCTCTACGCCGCGCCGCGCTGA
- a CDS encoding AmpG permease, with protein sequence MTSAVSAWFQRHLSSYSHPAVRRILFLGVASGLPFPLVLMTLSARLQQAGIERTAIGTFSLVGLAYSLKFFWSPVVDRLRLPGLDRLGQRRSWMLLAQCGVIAGLVLMALHDPAHDPLGFALLATFTAFCGATQDIVIDAYRIESTDASLQGSTAASYQVGYMVALICGGAGAMVAASGYGWTIAYLIMAGCMLLAPATCLVIPEPIALRDRRVKVDPALVAATIARMRARSLVLAFAITAAIGAALHFALPAKTSATVIDVSIGVILAFELALLLLLKAAPLRPLLEKLTGSVVLPLTDFIGRMGMRLAIPMLLLIVTYRLNYMTMGVAANTFYLDMHYTLDQVALVSKVYGVILTLAGALLAGWLVKRTGALRAMLLGLVLLTAANLFYGHLATMGGRPPPLAWLAGGISLDNVANGIAGTAFIAWMSSLTSKDFTATQYALFGTLWSLPAKSIASQWGRIVDAIGYPAFYVYTAAIGLPSLLLILWLLRDPAARNAEAQRGAA encoded by the coding sequence ATGACCTCAGCGGTTTCGGCCTGGTTCCAGCGGCACCTGTCAAGTTATTCGCACCCTGCGGTACGGCGCATCCTGTTCCTCGGGGTTGCATCGGGCCTGCCGTTTCCACTGGTGCTGATGACGTTGTCGGCGCGCCTGCAACAGGCCGGCATCGAACGCACCGCGATCGGCACCTTCAGCCTCGTCGGACTCGCGTATTCGCTGAAGTTTTTCTGGTCGCCGGTGGTCGATCGCTTGCGCCTGCCCGGCCTCGATCGCCTTGGCCAACGGCGCAGCTGGATGCTGCTGGCGCAATGCGGCGTCATCGCAGGCCTGGTGTTGATGGCGCTGCACGATCCGGCGCACGACCCGCTCGGCTTTGCGCTGCTCGCGACCTTCACGGCATTCTGCGGCGCGACCCAGGACATCGTGATCGATGCCTACCGCATCGAATCCACCGATGCGAGCCTGCAAGGTTCGACCGCGGCGAGCTACCAAGTCGGCTACATGGTCGCGCTGATCTGCGGCGGCGCAGGCGCGATGGTGGCGGCGAGCGGCTACGGCTGGACCATCGCGTACCTGATCATGGCCGGCTGCATGCTGCTGGCGCCGGCGACGTGCCTCGTGATCCCAGAGCCGATCGCATTGCGCGACCGGCGCGTCAAGGTCGATCCTGCACTCGTCGCCGCCACGATCGCGCGGATGCGCGCACGCTCGCTGGTTCTCGCGTTCGCCATCACCGCTGCGATAGGTGCAGCCTTGCATTTCGCGCTGCCCGCGAAGACCTCGGCCACCGTCATCGACGTCAGCATCGGCGTGATCCTGGCGTTCGAGCTGGCGCTGCTGTTGTTGCTGAAGGCTGCACCGTTGCGTCCGCTGCTGGAAAAGCTGACCGGCTCGGTGGTGCTGCCACTGACCGATTTCATCGGCCGCATGGGAATGAGATTGGCCATCCCGATGCTGCTGCTGATCGTGACCTATCGCCTCAACTACATGACAATGGGCGTGGCTGCCAACACGTTTTATCTGGACATGCACTACACGCTCGACCAGGTCGCGCTGGTCAGCAAGGTGTACGGCGTGATTCTCACCCTTGCCGGCGCGCTGCTCGCCGGCTGGCTGGTAAAGCGCACGGGCGCCTTGCGGGCAATGCTGCTTGGCTTGGTCCTGCTAACCGCCGCGAATCTTTTCTACGGCCACCTCGCGACCATGGGCGGACGACCGCCCCCACTCGCGTGGCTGGCCGGAGGCATCAGTCTCGACAACGTTGCCAACGGCATCGCCGGAACGGCGTTCATCGCATGGATGTCCTCGCTGACCAGCAAGGATTTCACCGCGACGCAATACGCGTTATTCGGCACGCTGTGGAGCCTGCCCGCCAAGAGCATCGCGAGTCAGTGGGGCCGCATCGTCGATGCGATCGGCTACCCCGCGTTTTACGTGTACACCGCGGCGATCGGACTGCCTTCGCTGCTGCTGATCCTGTGGCTGCTGCGCGATCCGGCGGCGCGCAACGCCGAAGCTCAGCGCGGCGCGGCGTAG
- a CDS encoding Exodeoxyribonuclease III gives MKIISFNANGIRSAASKGFFDWLSAQDADVTCIQETKSQEAQLTDAKFRPDGHHCFYRDAVTKKGYSGVAIYAKREPDEVLTKLGWKPLDDEGRYIEARFGNLSVVSLYVPSGTSGEERQQFKFEAMKKLRKIFDGWLASGREYVLCGDWNIVRSERDIRNWKSNQKNSGCLPEERAWLNGLIADAHGDGTAAPKQGWLDSFRVVKPGAEEYTWWSNRGAARANNVGWRIDYQIATPGIGRRARACSVAREPRFSDHAPFSVEYDVVDYAE, from the coding sequence GTGAAAATCATCTCCTTCAACGCCAACGGCATCCGCTCGGCCGCGAGCAAGGGCTTCTTCGATTGGCTGTCCGCGCAGGACGCGGACGTCACCTGCATCCAGGAAACCAAGTCGCAGGAAGCGCAGCTCACCGACGCGAAGTTCCGCCCCGACGGCCATCATTGCTTCTATCGCGACGCGGTCACCAAGAAGGGCTACAGCGGCGTCGCGATCTACGCGAAGCGCGAGCCCGACGAAGTGTTGACGAAGCTCGGCTGGAAACCGCTCGACGACGAGGGCCGCTACATCGAAGCGCGCTTTGGGAACCTCAGCGTGGTGTCGCTGTACGTGCCATCGGGCACCTCGGGCGAGGAACGCCAGCAATTCAAGTTCGAAGCGATGAAAAAGCTGCGCAAGATCTTCGACGGCTGGCTCGCGAGCGGCCGCGAGTACGTGCTGTGCGGCGACTGGAACATCGTGCGCAGCGAGCGCGACATCCGCAACTGGAAATCCAACCAGAAGAATTCCGGTTGCCTTCCGGAAGAACGGGCATGGTTGAATGGGTTGATCGCGGACGCGCACGGCGACGGCACGGCCGCGCCGAAACAGGGCTGGCTGGACAGCTTCCGCGTGGTGAAACCCGGCGCCGAGGAATACACGTGGTGGTCCAACCGCGGCGCTGCGCGCGCGAACAACGTGGGCTGGCGCATCGACTACCAGATCGCGACGCCGGGCATCGGCCGGCGTGCGCGCGCGTGTTCTGTCGCGCGTGAGCCGCGATTTTCCGACCACGCGCCTTTTTCCGTCGAATATGACGTCGTGGATTACGCCGAATGA